The nucleotide sequence ATGGCGAAGGCGGCGCTGTTCGGTGACGCGCCGCAGTTCGTCACCGGCCGCGTCGATTCTGGTCGAGGCGACGCGCGCGCGGCCGCCTGGCGGCGGCGCCACGGCGTCGAAGACCGACCGGGCGATGTCGTCTTCAGTCGGGCCCTCATCATCACCGAGCGCCTGCGCGGCGCGCCGCCGCCGGCCTTCGACGTGGGACCACACCGCATCTTCCACGGTTCCCCGGTGCAGCAGGTGCACGGCGTGCACCCGGCGCTGTTGCCCAATCCGATCGACACGGCCCACCCGTTGTTCGAGGCGGCGTGGGTTCCAGGGCAGCTCGAGGTCGATCACCAGGCGGCAGCGCCGATGGAGGTTGAGGCCCTCGCCGGCGGTGTCGGTGGCCAGCAACACGTCGACGTCGCCGCGTTCGAACTGGCGAATCACCTCCTGCCGCATCGGCGCGGGCACGCCGCCGTGGATCACACCCAGCCGGAACGCTGACGCCAGTTGCGCCGAGGCCGCGTGAAGCGTGTCGCGATACTCGGTGAACACCACCGCGGGTTCCCTCGCGCGATCGAGGAAGCGCCGCAGGGCTCCCAATTTCGACGAGCGGCGCGACGCGGCCCGCGCCAGGTCGATCAGATCGGCGAGCTGCCGCCGTTCCGCGTCGTCGTCAAGCAGTCCCGGGCGCGCGAGCGGCTCGTCCAGTTCATCGCCATCGCTGTCGTCGGCGTCATCCAACGGCAGCCAGCCCTGGACGGGAACCGCAGGCGCCCCGCCGGAGAGGAGCGCGAGCCGCCGTGACAGGGTGCGCTCCAGCGCCGCGGCGCTGGACGCCGCGCGGCGGGCGAGGGTGATGGCCACCAGCTGCACGGCGCGCTCGGCCCGGCCGCGGGCCTGCCAGATGGCCCGCGCGTAGCCGTCCGTGGCGCCAAGCAGCCGCGTCTCTTCGGGGGTGGGGGCAACGCTCAGCATCCGAACGCGCCGTTGGTCCGGCAACCCGACGTCGCGGCGGCTGCGCCGAAACACGGTCAGCCGGTCCGAGAGCGAGCCGATGGCCGTCAGGTAATCGAAGTCGGCCTGGTCGCCCGAATGCGGCGTCGCCGACACCAGCACGAGCCACGGCGTGCGCGCGCCCAGGCGATCGACCGCGGCTCCGCGATCGCTGGCCGGCGTCAGGTGATGGGCTTCGTCGGCGATGACCAGGTCGAACGGCACCTCTTCCACCGCCGCCAGCACCTCGGGGCGCTTCACGAAGTCGATCGAGGCGACGACCACGGGATGTGCCGCCCACGGATTGACGCCGGCCGGCAGCGCCTGGAGGCCGAGTGCGATGGAGGCCTGATCCAGCACGGCCGCGTGAATGCCGAAGCGATCGTGCAGCTCGCCGGCCCAGGTGCCGCGAAGGCCGGCGGGGCAGAGCACCAGGGCGCGTTCCACCAGGCCGCGCGACCGGAGCTCGGCCAGGATGAAGCCCGCCTGCACCGTCTTGCCGAGGCCGACGGCGTCGGCGAGCAACACGCGCGTGGCGCCGCGAAGCACGGCGAGCGCCGGCTCCAGTTGATAGGCCAGCAGGTCGAGCGACGCCTCGGCGGCGCTCCACAGGCCCAGCGCCGGCCGCTCCCGCGCGAGCGCGCTCAGCGCGCAACGGAGAACGGCGCGCCGCTTCCGCCGCTGCGGACGCCTGTCGGGTGATGCGCTGATGCGATCAAACGGCGTGATGGCGCGGAACACCCGCCCCGCGTTGTCCGGTCCGCTCCCTTCGAGGGTCAGCAGGGTGCAGTGCTCGAACGATTCAGCGTGCGCGACGGTCCAGACTTCGTCCCGCAGCGTCACGATTGCGCCAGGTCGCATGCCGCCATTGCTGCAAACCCGCGGCCGGGCGAGGTATCGCGCTTTCTCGTGGAATTCGCCGAAGCCGTCCTGTCCGCGGCGCAGTTTCTGCGACGCGACGGGCGTTACCGTACGGCAATTACTGAGCGCTACGCGAGCCGTGGAGCGCGTTGAAGAACAGGCGGAAGGTGGCGTGTGACTGGGCGCGGTGTTGGGGCCGGAACGCGAACAGGATCGCGCGGCCCTGGCCCGACTTGATCTCCACGAGCGCGCCTTTGCCGGCAATCACGCGCTCGCCTTCGAGCCAGCCGCTCAGCAGCACGCCGCTCTTGGCATAGCGCCCGACCACGCGAGCCGTGGGCGCCGCGGCGCCTCCCGGCGCGGTGGCGGCCGGCGGCACCACGTCGAACGCGCTGTTGAACGCGCAGAACCCCGCCGTCTCGCGAGGCATGCCGTAGGTGAGCGGATCCGGATCCAGCTCGAGCCGGATGACCGAGCCCGGGCAGAAATACTCGTTTGGGGGCAGCCCGCGCGTGACGTCCTTCACCGGCGCGTCGAGCAGGTTGATGGCCAGCTCGCTGGCCGAGTCGAGCGCGATCAGCGTGCCGCCGCCATCCACGAACTGGCGGAGCATGTCGGCGCCCTCCATGCCGAGGCCGCCAACGTACTCCGCGGGCATGGTGCCGGCCGGGTGACCGGCGATCAGGCGCTCCGCGCCTTGATCGGGGATCACGACCGCGTCGAAACGCGTGCGCAAGCCGCCGCGCCGGATGTCGGCGTCGGTGATGGTCTCGAACGGGAACTCGTACTGCTCGAGCAGCCAGCGCGTCCAGCCCTCGTCGATGTTCTCGACCCACGGCTTGTAGAGCGCGATCCGCGCGCGCCCCAGCGGCCGCGCGTCTTGCGGCGGCCGTCCTGCTGCGGCGGTGACGCGCAGGCCCAGGTCGCGAGCCACGGCGTCCACGGCCTCGCGCACGCCCTTGGCTTCCGTCACCACCATCGCCCCGGGTTGATACGTGTAACCCTGGATCTCCAGCGGTACGGCGAGCCACGACACCCGCGCCCCGGCCTTGAGCAGCCGGTTGAGGGCGATGCTCGCGCCATTGCCGCGGCCGTCGATGACGTAGTACGCGGCCTTCTTGGTGTCGCCCCAGACACGCGCCGGCGCGATTGATGCGCGATCGAGGCGCGTGGTGGTGGGCGGCTCGAAGTACTGCTCGATGCGATCGACCTTCACGTTCATCTGGAGCGGCAGCGTCCAGCCCGCGACATCGTAGGGACGGTCAACCGGCGCGCCCGGCGCGGGCTTGCGCACCGGATAGTCCTGCTTCTCGAGCAGCGTCTTCGCGTAGGCGCGGAACGGTTGCGCCATCAGGATGATGTCGGTGCCCTGCGGGTAGACCGTGTCGGCGACGCGGAACGGCTCGACCGTCCGCCGGATCTCCACCGCGCCCTCGATCAGGAGCTGTTCGAGCTTGCGCGCCGCGTGCGCGTCGAACTGTTCCGGCGGGATGATGAACGCGAACGGCCCGCCCTTCAGCCCGAGTTCCACCTGCCGCTTGCCCATGCGATAGAAGTTGCGGACCAGGTCCTCGCGGTAGCGCGCCGCGCCGCCGAGGAGGCCCCGCGCCGCCGAGAGGTCGTAGTCAACGATGTCGCGGAGGCGCCAGGCGCCGCCGGGCCACGGGTTCGGGAAGGTGGTGGACGGCTGGTGATCGGGAAAGCCGCGGCCGCCGGTCAGCTGATTCGCCGCCACCGTGATCGGCGTGCCAATGCGCACGCTCGCCGCCTCGGTCAGCATCGTCACGGTGTTGTGGCCGAGCGGGGCCGAGTCTTCGTAGCCGGGCCAGTAGTAGTCGTACAGCGCGTTCTGCAGCACGCCCGAGCGGCCGTCTTCCTCGAGGGACAGGGCCATGGCGTGGCCGAGCAGGCCGGCGATCCGCCAGATCAGCGGGTCGTAGTTGCGGTCGATCGGGTCGGTGTTGGGCGGCACGAAGAAGCGTGGGCCGCGCGGTCCCATCTGGTGCATGGTCAGGAAGACCTGAGGATGCCATCGGCGATAGAAGAAATCCGCGAGCGAGCGGTTCTCCGCCATGTTCATCATGAACGCGTCGCGGTTGATGTCGTGGCCGACGTACTTGTGGTACAGCCACGGCATGTTCGAGCCCTCGAACTCGGTGCCCTTCCACTTGCGGTACCAATCCACCGTGATGGTGTGGCCGTCGGGATTGAGGGACGGAAACAGGATCAGCACCACGTCGCGCAGCGAGCGGAGGACTTCC is from Vicinamibacterales bacterium and encodes:
- a CDS encoding helicase-related protein codes for the protein MRPGAIVTLRDEVWTVAHAESFEHCTLLTLEGSGPDNAGRVFRAITPFDRISASPDRRPQRRKRRAVLRCALSALARERPALGLWSAAEASLDLLAYQLEPALAVLRGATRVLLADAVGLGKTVQAGFILAELRSRGLVERALVLCPAGLRGTWAGELHDRFGIHAAVLDQASIALGLQALPAGVNPWAAHPVVVASIDFVKRPEVLAAVEEVPFDLVIADEAHHLTPASDRGAAVDRLGARTPWLVLVSATPHSGDQADFDYLTAIGSLSDRLTVFRRSRRDVGLPDQRRVRMLSVAPTPEETRLLGATDGYARAIWQARGRAERAVQLVAITLARRAASSAAALERTLSRRLALLSGGAPAVPVQGWLPLDDADDSDGDELDEPLARPGLLDDDAERRQLADLIDLARAASRRSSKLGALRRFLDRAREPAVVFTEYRDTLHAASAQLASAFRLGVIHGGVPAPMRQEVIRQFERGDVDVLLATDTAGEGLNLHRRCRLVIDLELPWNPRRLEQRVGRVDRIGQQRRVHAVHLLHRGTVEDAVWSHVEGRRRRAAQALGDDEGPTEDDIARSVFDAVAPPPGGRARVASTRIDAAGDELRRVTEQRRLRHPGTVAFDRAVFAVPRRVRRRRRAAVALYECSQQGLTGGMVERRVVALVIAVPRLRTHEAWRALAVAAAGSGVAADTAAHLPPLREAVIARIAEARARLARSQPLAHQGALFDRRAERAAGARREVAARLDAALARRAASLNPAESRAAHARLIALWPLRGEP
- a CDS encoding M14 family metallopeptidase, which translates into the protein MRARSIGLLLASILSVSLGAQSPVAPPAIQTPEAMFGFRMGADGQLADWPTLERYFTTVAAASDRVELVDAGPTTEGRRLVAAIVSSPENIARLDQIRTNALRLADPRTLDEPAAMALAERQPVIVALGMSIHATEIAATQAAPELLHTLATSQDPEVLRSLRDVVLILFPSLNPDGHTITVDWYRKWKGTEFEGSNMPWLYHKYVGHDINRDAFMMNMAENRSLADFFYRRWHPQVFLTMHQMGPRGPRFFVPPNTDPIDRNYDPLIWRIAGLLGHAMALSLEEDGRSGVLQNALYDYYWPGYEDSAPLGHNTVTMLTEAASVRIGTPITVAANQLTGGRGFPDHQPSTTFPNPWPGGAWRLRDIVDYDLSAARGLLGGAARYREDLVRNFYRMGKRQVELGLKGGPFAFIIPPEQFDAHAARKLEQLLIEGAVEIRRTVEPFRVADTVYPQGTDIILMAQPFRAYAKTLLEKQDYPVRKPAPGAPVDRPYDVAGWTLPLQMNVKVDRIEQYFEPPTTTRLDRASIAPARVWGDTKKAAYYVIDGRGNGASIALNRLLKAGARVSWLAVPLEIQGYTYQPGAMVVTEAKGVREAVDAVARDLGLRVTAAAGRPPQDARPLGRARIALYKPWVENIDEGWTRWLLEQYEFPFETITDADIRRGGLRTRFDAVVIPDQGAERLIAGHPAGTMPAEYVGGLGMEGADMLRQFVDGGGTLIALDSASELAINLLDAPVKDVTRGLPPNEYFCPGSVIRLELDPDPLTYGMPRETAGFCAFNSAFDVVPPAATAPGGAAAPTARVVGRYAKSGVLLSGWLEGERVIAGKGALVEIKSGQGRAILFAFRPQHRAQSHATFRLFFNALHGSRSAQ